Proteins from a single region of Bombus vancouverensis nearcticus chromosome 5, iyBomVanc1_principal, whole genome shotgun sequence:
- the mad2 gene encoding mitotic arrest deficient 2 translates to MTETQQKAKCITLKGSAELVKEYLLYGVNSILYQRGIYPPETFEPAEHFGLFVLMSTDEKIKGYLDTVLSQIQEWLIQRKVQKITLVITNVNTKEVLEKWDFRVDYEGQSSNGANDNTKNSLPEVGTKDVKAIQKEIREVIRQITGTVSFLPLLDCLCSFDILTYTVPDCGIPKEWDETQPVFIANSQEVQLRSFSTSIHKMDTIVSYKNV, encoded by the exons ATGACAGAAACTCAGCAGAAAGCAAAGTGTATTACGCTAAAAGGATCGGCAGAGCTGGTTAAAGAATATCTTC TTTATGGCGTGAATAGTATTTTGTATCAAAGGGGCATTTATCCTCCGGAAACTTTTGAACCCGCCGAACATTTTGGTTTGTTCGTTTTAATGTCTACAGATGAAAAGATCAAAGGATATTTGGATACTGTTCTTAGCCAGATTCAGGAATGGCTTATTCAACGAAAAGTACAAAAGATAACGCTTGTTATAACAAATGTTAATaccaaagaagtattagaaaagTGGGATTTCAGAGTAGATTATGAAGGTCAGTCATCTAATGGCGCCAATGATAACACAAAAAATAGTCTTCCTGAAGTAGGTACAAAGGACGTAAAGGCTATACAGAAAGAGATTCGTGAAGTCATACGTCAGATCACTG GTACAGTAAGTTTTCTTCCACTATTGGATTGTTTATGTTCATTTGATATTTTGACGTATACTGTACCTGACTGTGGTATCCCTAAGGAATGGGATGAAACCCAGCCAGTATTTATCGCAAACAGTCAAGAAGTACAATTACGATCATTTTCAACTTCTATTCATAAGATGGATACCATAGTTAGTTATAAGAATGTTTAG
- the Nopp140 gene encoding nucleolar and coiled-body phosphoprotein 1 isoform X2, whose translation MASVVESSVSALVYEYLLKKDASLAKVFQKKTKAPALPKGAPTIEDVFNHFQKTSQIKLNIKAQAEDTSSDTSSESEEDAPRKVPQVNGKAAVNAAVNNKKKKSSSEESSSENEKPLPKVHAKTKATVKPLSKTPPVKKKESSDDSSSEEEEVPKTQPKAVSTPKVTQVSKTQKSSDDSDSDSEEESKANISAKANTKSAATAQTKSTINKKESSSEDSTDSEEESPVKPVLKKPTSIIKTPAKKEESSSDDSDDSSEEEEVAKPQPAVKAKPVAKPTNVAKQEESSSDDSDDSSEEATIAKPPVAKAIPNKKKQEKSVQQKKEVVPTPQKKETTKLGKQNKGLPTKPTVTVTKESSTEESSEEEVSQVKKAVPPSTPVVAKKAIVKKEESSSSEDSSEDVEPAKQPAIPQTTVVARKVPAKKNESSSSEDSSEEEEPPTKKPASAKLVTPVVSKKAKSSSEDSDDSDENVKTATKATTKPAKKAESSSEDSDESENEKPVKKPVSAVTKTIKKTGGKKESSSEDSDSDSSDNEKSNTSIAKTPVAKETAVKRDSNSEEGDSNEKQQITPTPKTPKVEKRKHKEIEQEQEEEDVGKPPAKAQKNNYSNFVKANNSFNNDKEDNQEEGGFKKHGGRGGFGGGRGGFGRGGFRGGRGGGGDRDWGGRGGGDRGGRGGGGGDKDWGGRGGGDRGGRGGFRGGRGNFRGGFDNRRSWGGNDRGNTNEGGRSDGFRKSWGNGESERGGGRGGFRGGRGSFDKQRSFDNASQQNKKITFDD comes from the exons ATGGCATCTGTCGTAGAATCGAGTGTTTCTGCTCTTGTGTATGAATATTTACTAAAAAAGGACGCGTCGTTGGCGAAGGTTtttcaaaagaaaacaaaagcg CCCGCATTGCCAAAGGGCGCACCAACAATTGAGGAcgtttttaatcattttcaaaAAACATCGCAAATAAAGTTAAACATAAAGGCACAAGCTGAAGATACAAGTTCAGATACAAGTTCAGAGAGTGAAGAAGATGCACCAAGGAAGGTGCCACAAGTAAATGGTAAAGCTGCAGTTAATGCTGCagtgaataataaaaaaaagaaatcttcTTCAGAAGAAAGCTCTAGCGAAAATGAAAAACCTTTACCAAAAGTACATGCAAAAACTAAGGCTACTGTTAAACCATTATCTAAAACGCCGCctgtaaagaaaaaagaaagttcAGATGATAGTTCTTCAGAAGAGGAAGAGGTACCTAAAACACAACCTAAAGCAGTATCAACGCCAAAAGTAACTCAGGTATCTAAAACACAGAAATCTTCGGATGACTCAGATTCAGATAGCGAAGAAGAATCTAAAGCAAATATAAGTGCAAAAGCAAATACAAAATCAGCTGCAACAGCTCAAACAAAATCCACAATAAATAAAAAGGAATCTTCGAGCGAAGATAGTACTGATAGTGAAGAAGAAAGTCCAGTTAAGCCAGTATTAAAGAAACCAACATCTATAATAAAAACACCAGCAAAGAAAGAAGAATCCTCTAGTGATGATTCTGATGATTCttcggaagaagaagaagttgcCAAACCTCAGCCAGCAGTTAAAGCCAAGCCGGTTGCTAAACCTACTAATGTTGCTAAGCAGGAGGAATCTTCGAGCGATGATTCGGATGATTCTTCAGAGGAGGCAACTATTGCAAAACCACCAGTTGCTAAAGCTATTCCAAATAAGAAAAAACAGGAAAAATCTGTTCAACAAAAGAAAGAAGTAGTGCCTACTCCACAAAAGAAGGAAACAACAAAATTAGGAAAGCAAAACAAAGGTTTACCAACAAAACCAACAGTAACAGTAACGAAAGAATCATCTACTGAAGAAAGTAGCGAGGAAGAAGTATCACAAGTTAAAAAGGCTGTTCCTCCATCAACACCAGTCGTAGCAAAGAAAGCTATagttaaaaaagaagaatcttCCTCTAGCGAAGACAGCAGTGAAGATGTAGAACCAGCTAAACAGCCAGCTATTCCACAAACAACCGTAGTTGCAAGGAAAGTACCTGCTAAGAAAAATGAATCTTCTTCCAGCGAAGATAGCAGTGAAGAAGAAGAACCACCAACAAAAAAGCCTGCTTCTGCTAAATTAGTAACACCAGTTGTATCTAAAAAAGCAAAATCTTCTAGTGAAGATTCTGATGATTCAGATGAAAATGTAAAGACAGCTACAAAAGCGACAACAAAACCTGCAAAGAAAGCTGAGTCCAGTTCTGAAGATTCGGATGAATCTGAAAATGAAAAACCAGTCAAAAAACCAGTATCTGCAGTTACAAAAACAATAAAGAAAACTGGAGGTAAAAAGGAATCATCCAGTGAAGATTCTGACTCAGATTCATCAGACAATGAAAAATCAAATACATCTATTGCTAAAACTCCTGTCGCAAAAGAAACAGCAGTTAAAAGAGATTCAAATTCAGAGGAAGGTGATTCTAATGAAAAACAGCAAATAACTCCAACCCCAAAGACACCTAAAGTTGAGAAAAGAAAACACAAAGAAATAGAACAGGAACAAGAAGAGGAAGATGTAGGAAAGCCCCCTGCAAAAGCTCAGAAAAATAATTACAGTAATTTTGTAAAGGCGAATAATAGTTTCAATAATGACAAG GAGGACAATCAGGAAGAGGGTGGTTTTAAGAAACATGGCGGAAGGGGTGGATTTGGCGGAGGCAGAGGCGGTTTTGGTCGTGGTGGATTCAGGGGAGGTCGTGGCGGTGGAGGTGATAGGGATTGGGGAGGTCGCGGTGGTGGCGATAGAGGAGGAAGAGGTGGCGGCGGAGGTGATAAGGATTGGGGAGGTCGCGGTGGTGGCGATAGAGGAGGAAGAGGTGGTTTTAGGGGAGGTCGAGGAAATTTTAGAGGTGGTTTTGACAATAGAAGATCATGGGGTGGGAATGATAGGGGAAATACTAATGAAGGCGGTAGATCCGACGGATTTAGGAAATCATGGGGTAACGGCGAAAGTGAAAGAGGGGGTGGTCGCGGCGGATTTAGGGGGGGCAGAGGTAGTTTCGATAAACAGAGATCATTCGATAACGCATcgcaacaaaataaaaaaattacgtTTGACGATTGA
- the Nopp140 gene encoding nucleolar and coiled-body phosphoprotein 1 isoform X3: protein MASVVESSVSALVYEYLLKKDASLAKVFQKKTKAPALPKGAPTIEDVFNHFQKTSQIKLNIKAQAEDTSSDTSSESEEDAPRKVPQVNGKAAVNAAVNNKKKKSSSEESSSENEKPLPKVHAKTKATVKPLSKTPPVKKKESSDDSSSEEEEVPKTQPKAVSTPKVTQVSKTQKSSDDSDSDSEEESKANISAKANTKSAATAQTKSTINKKESSSEDSTDSEEESPVKPVLKKPTSIIKTPAKKEESSSDDSDDSSEEEEVAKPQPAVKAKPVAKPTNVAKQEESSSDDSDDSSEEATIAKPPVAKAIPNKKKQEKSVQQKKEVVPTPQKKETTKLGKQNKGLPTKPTVTVTKESSTEESSEEEVSQVKKAVPPSTPVVAKKAIVKKEESSSSEDSSEDVEPAKQPAIPQTTVVARKVPAKKNESSSSEDSSEEEEPPTKKPASAKLVTPVVSKKAKSSSEDSDDSDENVKTATKATTKPAKKAESSSEDSDESENEKPVKKPVSAVTKTIKKTGGKKESSSEDSDSDSSDNEKSNTSIAKTPVAKETAVKRDSNSEEGDSNEKQQITPTPKTPKVEKRKHKEIEQEQEEEDVGKPPAKAQKNNYSNFVKANNSFNNDKRHKNTPFRRVKDDELELDPKLANNSFEAKKGARGSWGEKANQDLKFTRGKSFRHEKTKKKRGSYRGGQIDTSVNSIKFDD, encoded by the exons ATGGCATCTGTCGTAGAATCGAGTGTTTCTGCTCTTGTGTATGAATATTTACTAAAAAAGGACGCGTCGTTGGCGAAGGTTtttcaaaagaaaacaaaagcg CCCGCATTGCCAAAGGGCGCACCAACAATTGAGGAcgtttttaatcattttcaaaAAACATCGCAAATAAAGTTAAACATAAAGGCACAAGCTGAAGATACAAGTTCAGATACAAGTTCAGAGAGTGAAGAAGATGCACCAAGGAAGGTGCCACAAGTAAATGGTAAAGCTGCAGTTAATGCTGCagtgaataataaaaaaaagaaatcttcTTCAGAAGAAAGCTCTAGCGAAAATGAAAAACCTTTACCAAAAGTACATGCAAAAACTAAGGCTACTGTTAAACCATTATCTAAAACGCCGCctgtaaagaaaaaagaaagttcAGATGATAGTTCTTCAGAAGAGGAAGAGGTACCTAAAACACAACCTAAAGCAGTATCAACGCCAAAAGTAACTCAGGTATCTAAAACACAGAAATCTTCGGATGACTCAGATTCAGATAGCGAAGAAGAATCTAAAGCAAATATAAGTGCAAAAGCAAATACAAAATCAGCTGCAACAGCTCAAACAAAATCCACAATAAATAAAAAGGAATCTTCGAGCGAAGATAGTACTGATAGTGAAGAAGAAAGTCCAGTTAAGCCAGTATTAAAGAAACCAACATCTATAATAAAAACACCAGCAAAGAAAGAAGAATCCTCTAGTGATGATTCTGATGATTCttcggaagaagaagaagttgcCAAACCTCAGCCAGCAGTTAAAGCCAAGCCGGTTGCTAAACCTACTAATGTTGCTAAGCAGGAGGAATCTTCGAGCGATGATTCGGATGATTCTTCAGAGGAGGCAACTATTGCAAAACCACCAGTTGCTAAAGCTATTCCAAATAAGAAAAAACAGGAAAAATCTGTTCAACAAAAGAAAGAAGTAGTGCCTACTCCACAAAAGAAGGAAACAACAAAATTAGGAAAGCAAAACAAAGGTTTACCAACAAAACCAACAGTAACAGTAACGAAAGAATCATCTACTGAAGAAAGTAGCGAGGAAGAAGTATCACAAGTTAAAAAGGCTGTTCCTCCATCAACACCAGTCGTAGCAAAGAAAGCTATagttaaaaaagaagaatcttCCTCTAGCGAAGACAGCAGTGAAGATGTAGAACCAGCTAAACAGCCAGCTATTCCACAAACAACCGTAGTTGCAAGGAAAGTACCTGCTAAGAAAAATGAATCTTCTTCCAGCGAAGATAGCAGTGAAGAAGAAGAACCACCAACAAAAAAGCCTGCTTCTGCTAAATTAGTAACACCAGTTGTATCTAAAAAAGCAAAATCTTCTAGTGAAGATTCTGATGATTCAGATGAAAATGTAAAGACAGCTACAAAAGCGACAACAAAACCTGCAAAGAAAGCTGAGTCCAGTTCTGAAGATTCGGATGAATCTGAAAATGAAAAACCAGTCAAAAAACCAGTATCTGCAGTTACAAAAACAATAAAGAAAACTGGAGGTAAAAAGGAATCATCCAGTGAAGATTCTGACTCAGATTCATCAGACAATGAAAAATCAAATACATCTATTGCTAAAACTCCTGTCGCAAAAGAAACAGCAGTTAAAAGAGATTCAAATTCAGAGGAAGGTGATTCTAATGAAAAACAGCAAATAACTCCAACCCCAAAGACACCTAAAGTTGAGAAAAGAAAACACAAAGAAATAGAACAGGAACAAGAAGAGGAAGATGTAGGAAAGCCCCCTGCAAAAGCTCAGAAAAATAATTACAGTAATTTTGTAAAGGCGAATAATAGTTTCAATAATGACAAG CGAcacaaaaatactccatttcgtCGTGTAAAGGATGATGAGCTAGAATTGGATCCCAAATTGGCAAACAATTCTTTTGAGGCAAAG AAAGGTGCTCGTGGTTCTTGGGGAGAGAAAGCGAATCAGGACCTCAAATTCACAAGAGGAAAGTCATTTCGTCacgagaaaacgaagaaaaagcgCGGTAGCTACCGCGGTGGTCAAATAGATACTAGCGTCAATTCTATTAAATTTGACGACTGA
- the Nopp140 gene encoding nucleolar and coiled-body phosphoprotein 1 isoform X1, with protein MASVVESSVSALVYEYLLKKDASLAKVFQKKTKAPALPKGAPTIEDVFNHFQKTSQIKLNIKAQAEDTSSDTSSESEEDAPRKVPQVNGKAAVNAAVNNKKKKSSSEESSSENEKPLPKVHAKTKATVKPLSKTPPVKKKESSDDSSSEEEEVPKTQPKAVSTPKVTQVSKTQKSSDDSDSDSEEESKANISAKANTKSAATAQTKSTINKKESSSEDSTDSEEESPVKPVLKKPTSIIKTPAKKEESSSDDSDDSSEEEEVAKPQPAVKAKPVAKPTNVAKQEESSSDDSDDSSEEATIAKPPVAKAIPNKKKQEKSVQQKKEVVPTPQKKETTKLGKQNKGLPTKPTVTVTKESSTEESSEEEVSQVKKAVPPSTPVVAKKAIVKKEESSSSEDSSEDVEPAKQPAIPQTTVVARKVPAKKNESSSSEDSSEEEEPPTKKPASAKLVTPVVSKKAKSSSEDSDDSDENVKTATKATTKPAKKAESSSEDSDESENEKPVKKPVSAVTKTIKKTGGKKESSSEDSDSDSSDNEKSNTSIAKTPVAKETAVKRDSNSEEGDSNEKQQITPTPKTPKVEKRKHKEIEQEQEEEDVGKPPAKAQKNNYSNFVKANNSFNNDKRHKNTPFRRVKDDELELDPKLANNSFEAKEDNQEEGGFKKHGGRGGFGGGRGGFGRGGFRGGRGGGGDRDWGGRGGGDRGGRGGGGGDKDWGGRGGGDRGGRGGFRGGRGNFRGGFDNRRSWGGNDRGNTNEGGRSDGFRKSWGNGESERGGGRGGFRGGRGSFDKQRSFDNASQQNKKITFDD; from the exons ATGGCATCTGTCGTAGAATCGAGTGTTTCTGCTCTTGTGTATGAATATTTACTAAAAAAGGACGCGTCGTTGGCGAAGGTTtttcaaaagaaaacaaaagcg CCCGCATTGCCAAAGGGCGCACCAACAATTGAGGAcgtttttaatcattttcaaaAAACATCGCAAATAAAGTTAAACATAAAGGCACAAGCTGAAGATACAAGTTCAGATACAAGTTCAGAGAGTGAAGAAGATGCACCAAGGAAGGTGCCACAAGTAAATGGTAAAGCTGCAGTTAATGCTGCagtgaataataaaaaaaagaaatcttcTTCAGAAGAAAGCTCTAGCGAAAATGAAAAACCTTTACCAAAAGTACATGCAAAAACTAAGGCTACTGTTAAACCATTATCTAAAACGCCGCctgtaaagaaaaaagaaagttcAGATGATAGTTCTTCAGAAGAGGAAGAGGTACCTAAAACACAACCTAAAGCAGTATCAACGCCAAAAGTAACTCAGGTATCTAAAACACAGAAATCTTCGGATGACTCAGATTCAGATAGCGAAGAAGAATCTAAAGCAAATATAAGTGCAAAAGCAAATACAAAATCAGCTGCAACAGCTCAAACAAAATCCACAATAAATAAAAAGGAATCTTCGAGCGAAGATAGTACTGATAGTGAAGAAGAAAGTCCAGTTAAGCCAGTATTAAAGAAACCAACATCTATAATAAAAACACCAGCAAAGAAAGAAGAATCCTCTAGTGATGATTCTGATGATTCttcggaagaagaagaagttgcCAAACCTCAGCCAGCAGTTAAAGCCAAGCCGGTTGCTAAACCTACTAATGTTGCTAAGCAGGAGGAATCTTCGAGCGATGATTCGGATGATTCTTCAGAGGAGGCAACTATTGCAAAACCACCAGTTGCTAAAGCTATTCCAAATAAGAAAAAACAGGAAAAATCTGTTCAACAAAAGAAAGAAGTAGTGCCTACTCCACAAAAGAAGGAAACAACAAAATTAGGAAAGCAAAACAAAGGTTTACCAACAAAACCAACAGTAACAGTAACGAAAGAATCATCTACTGAAGAAAGTAGCGAGGAAGAAGTATCACAAGTTAAAAAGGCTGTTCCTCCATCAACACCAGTCGTAGCAAAGAAAGCTATagttaaaaaagaagaatcttCCTCTAGCGAAGACAGCAGTGAAGATGTAGAACCAGCTAAACAGCCAGCTATTCCACAAACAACCGTAGTTGCAAGGAAAGTACCTGCTAAGAAAAATGAATCTTCTTCCAGCGAAGATAGCAGTGAAGAAGAAGAACCACCAACAAAAAAGCCTGCTTCTGCTAAATTAGTAACACCAGTTGTATCTAAAAAAGCAAAATCTTCTAGTGAAGATTCTGATGATTCAGATGAAAATGTAAAGACAGCTACAAAAGCGACAACAAAACCTGCAAAGAAAGCTGAGTCCAGTTCTGAAGATTCGGATGAATCTGAAAATGAAAAACCAGTCAAAAAACCAGTATCTGCAGTTACAAAAACAATAAAGAAAACTGGAGGTAAAAAGGAATCATCCAGTGAAGATTCTGACTCAGATTCATCAGACAATGAAAAATCAAATACATCTATTGCTAAAACTCCTGTCGCAAAAGAAACAGCAGTTAAAAGAGATTCAAATTCAGAGGAAGGTGATTCTAATGAAAAACAGCAAATAACTCCAACCCCAAAGACACCTAAAGTTGAGAAAAGAAAACACAAAGAAATAGAACAGGAACAAGAAGAGGAAGATGTAGGAAAGCCCCCTGCAAAAGCTCAGAAAAATAATTACAGTAATTTTGTAAAGGCGAATAATAGTTTCAATAATGACAAG CGAcacaaaaatactccatttcgtCGTGTAAAGGATGATGAGCTAGAATTGGATCCCAAATTGGCAAACAATTCTTTTGAGGCAAAG GAGGACAATCAGGAAGAGGGTGGTTTTAAGAAACATGGCGGAAGGGGTGGATTTGGCGGAGGCAGAGGCGGTTTTGGTCGTGGTGGATTCAGGGGAGGTCGTGGCGGTGGAGGTGATAGGGATTGGGGAGGTCGCGGTGGTGGCGATAGAGGAGGAAGAGGTGGCGGCGGAGGTGATAAGGATTGGGGAGGTCGCGGTGGTGGCGATAGAGGAGGAAGAGGTGGTTTTAGGGGAGGTCGAGGAAATTTTAGAGGTGGTTTTGACAATAGAAGATCATGGGGTGGGAATGATAGGGGAAATACTAATGAAGGCGGTAGATCCGACGGATTTAGGAAATCATGGGGTAACGGCGAAAGTGAAAGAGGGGGTGGTCGCGGCGGATTTAGGGGGGGCAGAGGTAGTTTCGATAAACAGAGATCATTCGATAACGCATcgcaacaaaataaaaaaattacgtTTGACGATTGA